The following coding sequences lie in one Halomonas sp. 'Soap Lake #6' genomic window:
- a CDS encoding ABC transporter ATP-binding protein — protein sequence MNNPSTPPTLATDALSLSYGQRRVIEGLGVSLPSGQVTAIVGPNGCGKSTLLSGLARLHKPDSGAVLLDGGDIQRLPARQLATQLALLPQEAVAPEGLTVTELIRFGRQPHQGWLRQWSAEDQKVVLYALAAAGLEELADRPLEALSGGQRQRAWIAMTIAQQTPLLLLDEPTSALDLGHQIEVFELVRHLACHGRTVVMVLHDLASACRYADNLIAMRGGQIIAQGPPTDVVTPELVRELYQVECTLLIDPATGSPLLANVRRTAQPA from the coding sequence ATGAACAACCCATCTACACCACCCACGCTTGCCACTGATGCGTTAAGCCTGAGTTATGGCCAGCGTCGGGTGATTGAAGGGCTGGGCGTTAGCCTGCCTAGTGGCCAAGTCACTGCCATTGTGGGCCCCAACGGCTGCGGTAAATCTACCCTGCTTTCCGGCCTTGCCCGCTTGCACAAACCCGACAGTGGGGCGGTGCTGTTGGATGGCGGCGATATACAACGCCTGCCCGCACGCCAGTTGGCCACCCAGCTAGCGTTGTTGCCCCAAGAAGCGGTGGCACCGGAAGGCTTAACCGTTACAGAGCTGATCCGTTTTGGCCGTCAGCCCCATCAAGGCTGGCTGCGTCAGTGGTCAGCAGAAGATCAGAAAGTTGTTCTGTACGCGCTCGCCGCCGCTGGGTTGGAAGAGCTGGCCGACAGACCACTAGAGGCACTTTCTGGCGGGCAGCGCCAGCGCGCCTGGATCGCCATGACCATTGCGCAGCAAACCCCGCTACTGTTATTGGATGAACCCACCTCTGCGCTGGACTTAGGACACCAAATTGAAGTATTTGAGTTAGTGCGCCATCTTGCCTGCCATGGTCGCACTGTGGTGATGGTACTGCATGATCTGGCCAGCGCCTGCCGTTACGCGGATAATCTGATTGCGATGCGTGGCGGCCAGATTATTGCTCAGGGCCCGCCAACCGATGTGGTCACGCCAGAGTTGGTACGCGAGCTATACCAGGTAGAGTGTACGCTGCTGATAGACCCCGCCACCGGTAGCCCGCTGCTGGCCAACGTTCGCCGCACGGCGCAGCCTGCCTAA